A window of Synergistaceae bacterium contains these coding sequences:
- a CDS encoding Ni/Fe hydrogenase subunit alpha yields MENTATNTIVVNPVTRIEGHGKITVRLKDDGSVDSARMHVTQFRGFEIFSKGRDFREMPVITPRTCGICPVSHHLAAAKACDAILGVKLTPSAHKLRDLMHMGQIVQSHALSFFHLSSPDLLFGFDSDPATRNIVGVVNSYPDLAKLGIGIRKFGQEIIKTLGDKKIHPWHSIPGGVNRSIRQEERDRYLKELPDIIKGLQQAIELVKKYLSENAKVASEFATLSTPYLGLVKDGDLELYDGILRLVSPKGRIIEEFACEDYYKKIGEYVLDWSYLKFPFYRDIGFPEGSYRVGPLGRVNACDKISTPLANAELQIFRQAGDGRIVHKTLYYHYARLIEALYGAERIGVLLNDPDIMGSDLRTPSSGLNHEGVGVVEAPRGTLIHHYEVDERGAVTKANMIVATGHNNWAINRGVEQVAKQYITDGKNVPEGALNRMEHVIRCYDPCLSCSTHAVGKMPLEVELLDCMGNKIASVFK; encoded by the coding sequence ATGGAAAACACTGCAACCAATACAATTGTCGTCAATCCCGTGACGCGCATCGAAGGCCACGGGAAAATAACGGTGCGGCTGAAGGACGACGGCAGCGTCGACAGCGCCCGAATGCACGTCACGCAGTTCCGGGGGTTCGAAATCTTTTCGAAGGGACGGGATTTTCGCGAGATGCCCGTCATCACGCCCCGAACCTGCGGAATTTGCCCGGTGAGTCACCACCTTGCGGCAGCGAAGGCCTGCGACGCCATTCTGGGAGTGAAACTCACTCCTTCAGCCCACAAACTGCGCGATTTGATGCACATGGGGCAGATTGTGCAGTCCCACGCGCTGTCCTTTTTCCACCTTTCCAGCCCCGACCTGCTGTTCGGTTTCGACTCCGACCCCGCCACCCGCAACATCGTGGGAGTGGTCAATTCCTATCCGGACCTGGCGAAACTGGGGATTGGAATCCGCAAATTCGGACAGGAGATCATCAAAACCCTGGGAGACAAGAAAATTCATCCCTGGCACAGCATTCCCGGCGGCGTCAACCGCTCGATCAGACAGGAAGAGCGGGATCGTTACCTCAAAGAACTGCCGGATATCATCAAAGGGCTTCAGCAGGCCATTGAGCTGGTCAAAAAATACCTGAGCGAGAACGCGAAGGTGGCATCGGAGTTTGCCACCCTCAGCACGCCTTATCTGGGGCTGGTCAAAGACGGCGATCTGGAGCTCTACGATGGGATTCTTCGCCTGGTAAGCCCCAAAGGACGCATCATCGAGGAGTTCGCCTGCGAGGACTACTACAAAAAGATCGGGGAGTACGTTCTGGACTGGAGCTACCTGAAATTCCCCTTTTACAGGGACATCGGATTCCCCGAGGGCAGCTACCGGGTGGGACCTCTGGGACGGGTCAACGCCTGCGACAAAATCTCCACCCCTCTGGCCAACGCTGAGCTTCAGATTTTCCGGCAGGCGGGGGACGGCAGAATCGTCCACAAGACCCTGTACTACCATTATGCCCGTCTGATCGAGGCCCTCTACGGAGCGGAGCGCATCGGCGTGCTTCTGAACGACCCCGACATTATGGGCAGTGATCTGCGTACGCCCTCTTCCGGGCTGAACCACGAAGGAGTGGGCGTGGTAGAGGCGCCCCGGGGCACTCTCATCCACCACTACGAAGTCGACGAGCGCGGCGCCGTCACGAAAGCCAACATGATCGTGGCCACGGGGCACAATAACTGGGCTATCAACCGGGGCGTGGAGCAGGTGGCGAAGCAGTACATCACCGACGGCAAAAACGTTCCGGAAGGCGCTCTCAACCGCATGGAACACGTCATCCGCTGCTACGACCCCTGCCTGTCCTGCTCGACTCACGCGGTGGGAAAAATGCCTCTGGAAGTGGAGCTTCTGGACTGTATGGGAAATAAAATCGCGTCCGTTTTCAAATAG
- a CDS encoding NADP oxidoreductase yields the protein MTKPKVASVWLEACAGCHMSFLDMDERLVDLFSRVEITATPISDIKVIPEVTVGVIEGGLGNEEELHIAKDLREKCKILIAWGDCAVFGGINCMRNFIKPEDMLREAYTDTASTVNPTGVLPHVDIPALLPEAIPVDRAVKVDVYVPGCPPDADTIAYVFNEILEGRIPKVPSPMMRYD from the coding sequence ATGACGAAGCCGAAAGTAGCATCTGTATGGCTGGAAGCCTGCGCCGGATGTCACATGTCCTTCCTCGACATGGACGAACGCCTGGTGGATCTTTTCAGCAGGGTGGAGATCACGGCCACGCCAATCAGCGACATCAAGGTGATTCCCGAGGTGACGGTGGGAGTGATTGAGGGCGGCCTCGGAAACGAAGAGGAGCTGCATATCGCCAAAGACCTCCGCGAAAAATGCAAGATTCTCATCGCCTGGGGAGATTGCGCCGTATTCGGAGGCATCAACTGCATGCGCAATTTCATCAAACCAGAGGATATGCTCCGCGAGGCCTACACGGACACGGCGTCCACGGTGAACCCCACGGGCGTTCTGCCTCATGTGGACATTCCGGCGCTTCTGCCGGAGGCCATTCCCGTGGATCGGGCTGTAAAGGTAGACGTGTACGTTCCGGGGTGTCCTCCGGACGCGGATACCATAGCCTATGTCTTCAACGAAATCCTGGAAGGGCGTATCCCCAAAGTCCCATCTCCGATGATGCGGTACGATTAA
- a CDS encoding molybdopterin-dependent oxidoreductase, whose product MSETKIKMFIDGKECVGVKGDTILEVAKKNDITSIPTLCWMKGLTSIGACRMCVVEPEGGGRMLTACTSPAEEGLRISTATERLVAYRRQVLELLFAGRNHFCMFCSQSGDCELQTLAIEHGMDSVRYPYLYAPFENDTTDARIQADHNRCILCQRCVRTCSEKVGACTLGMKKRGWSMTIEADFGSTIGQSDTCVGCGACAQACPTGTITLRDLVYRGRRKDCDAVVDTVCPICSMGCSIKAYVRTGSIVRVEGTNLEGPDGGQLCAEGRFSLPHSSERPRVVRPMIRTGSTFREASWEEALELVGSKLKATRKSGKTGALISSLATDEELAAFAGFRDAAGIRTSAYSDDSLRGFREGVEPFVKQGVRPFTAAHNILKADRVILVEADPQKILPIAASYVRVAVLHRGAELVHVGKNATPFPGITDLEAQTLQDSKVEEKLRCAQKPVFILGPSVLSSALAVTKVLNFAIEHRAFFEDGIGVVPLLGESNVLGAMNALGDQGGWLEEEQDFLYVYSTGLVPESAKALNAMSRSGFTAIQTPFLTPPLSNLADVLLPAPAWFEREGHFFTLEGERRTLSKIMDPDPGQKGFTEILQTICEKAGVKMTDSSAAPFENVFSSKISADLAKQVQVREV is encoded by the coding sequence ATGTCTGAAACCAAAATTAAGATGTTCATCGACGGAAAGGAATGCGTGGGTGTCAAAGGCGACACCATCCTCGAAGTCGCGAAAAAGAACGATATCACGTCCATACCCACTCTGTGCTGGATGAAGGGCCTTACCAGCATCGGAGCATGCCGCATGTGCGTCGTGGAGCCGGAGGGGGGCGGGCGTATGCTGACGGCCTGCACGTCGCCGGCGGAGGAGGGCTTACGCATCAGCACCGCCACAGAGAGGCTGGTGGCGTACCGTCGTCAGGTGCTGGAGCTGCTTTTCGCCGGGCGCAACCATTTCTGCATGTTCTGCTCCCAGAGCGGCGACTGCGAGCTTCAGACTCTGGCCATTGAGCACGGCATGGACAGCGTGCGTTATCCCTACCTGTACGCGCCCTTCGAGAACGACACCACCGATGCCCGTATACAGGCGGATCACAACCGCTGTATTCTGTGCCAGCGGTGCGTGCGCACCTGCTCGGAAAAGGTGGGAGCCTGCACTCTGGGCATGAAAAAACGCGGCTGGAGCATGACCATTGAGGCCGATTTCGGCAGCACCATCGGGCAGAGCGACACCTGCGTGGGCTGCGGCGCCTGCGCCCAGGCCTGTCCCACGGGGACCATCACCCTGCGGGATCTGGTTTACCGGGGACGCAGAAAGGACTGCGACGCCGTTGTGGATACAGTATGTCCAATCTGCTCCATGGGCTGTTCGATAAAAGCCTACGTTCGCACGGGCAGCATTGTCCGGGTGGAGGGAACGAACCTGGAGGGTCCCGATGGAGGACAGCTCTGCGCGGAGGGACGCTTCTCCCTGCCCCACTCCAGTGAGCGCCCGCGGGTGGTCCGTCCCATGATTCGCACAGGGTCCACCTTCCGGGAGGCCTCCTGGGAAGAGGCTCTGGAACTCGTGGGATCGAAGCTGAAGGCAACCCGAAAATCGGGAAAAACAGGAGCGTTGATCTCCTCTCTCGCCACAGATGAGGAACTGGCCGCCTTTGCCGGGTTCCGGGACGCCGCGGGGATTCGTACCTCCGCTTACAGCGACGACAGCCTGCGGGGATTTCGAGAGGGAGTGGAGCCCTTCGTGAAACAGGGAGTTCGTCCCTTCACGGCGGCCCACAATATTCTGAAAGCCGACAGGGTGATTCTGGTCGAGGCCGATCCTCAGAAGATTCTGCCCATCGCGGCCAGTTACGTGAGAGTCGCCGTTCTCCACAGGGGAGCGGAGCTCGTTCACGTGGGCAAAAACGCCACGCCCTTCCCCGGCATCACCGATCTGGAGGCGCAGACCCTTCAGGATTCGAAGGTGGAGGAGAAGCTGAGATGCGCTCAGAAGCCCGTTTTCATCCTGGGACCCTCCGTGCTTTCCAGCGCCCTGGCCGTGACGAAGGTCCTGAATTTCGCCATTGAGCATCGGGCCTTCTTCGAGGACGGCATTGGCGTCGTTCCCCTGCTGGGAGAGAGCAATGTCCTCGGGGCGATGAACGCCCTGGGAGATCAGGGCGGCTGGCTGGAGGAAGAACAGGATTTCCTCTACGTGTACTCCACGGGGCTGGTTCCGGAGAGCGCGAAGGCGCTGAACGCCATGTCCCGTTCGGGTTTCACCGCCATTCAGACGCCCTTCCTGACGCCGCCTCTCAGCAACCTGGCCGACGTCCTCCTGCCGGCTCCCGCCTGGTTCGAACGGGAGGGGCATTTCTTCACTCTGGAGGGAGAACGCCGCACGCTTTCAAAAATCATGGACCCCGATCCGGGACAGAAGGGATTCACTGAAATTTTGCAGACGATCTGCGAGAAGGCGGGAGTTAAAATGACCGATTCCTCCGCAGCGCCCTTTGAAAACGTATTCAGCTCTAAAATATCCGCCGACCTGGCAAAACAGGTACAGGTCAGGGAGGTGTAA
- the nuoF gene encoding NADH-quinone oxidoreductase subunit NuoF — MPIYRAHVLVCNGTGCSSNHAGAVTAKLKTELERQHLSNEVLVVPTGCHGMCEMGPVVVVYPEGTFYCQVKEDDVPKLVEEHLLKGRPVDALMYKGKETTAVPNYKDIPFYGKQNRIALQNCGYINPENIEEYIARDGYVGLAKALGEMSPQQVIDEVKKSGLRGRGGGGFPTGTKWSFCAASPGPKKYVICNADEGDPGAFMDRSILEGDPHAVLEGMAIGAYAMGADEGYIYCRAEYPLAIVRLHQAINKAEEYGLLGQNILNSGFNFTLHIKEGAGAFVCGEETALMASIEGQRGMPRPRPPFPAVSGLWAKPSNINNVETWANVPQILSKGGDWYASLGTEKSKGTKVFALTGKVKHTGLVEVPMGIKLREIIFDIGGGILNDREFKAVQIGGPSGGCLTKDQLDTPITYESLPPLGAIMGSGGLVVMDEDNCMVDIARFFLEFTQRESCGKCTPCREGTKQMLLLLEKICSGKGEMKDIDLLEELGNMVKNMSLCGLGQTAPNPVLTTLRYFRHEYEAHIKEHRCPAGACQALLSYTIVQTACKKCGLCAKNCPVQCIPGGRTEGYTIDAEKCIKCGTCFTKCPFNAISKG; from the coding sequence ATGCCGATATATCGTGCGCACGTACTGGTTTGCAACGGGACGGGGTGTTCGTCCAACCACGCGGGAGCCGTTACGGCTAAACTGAAAACTGAACTGGAACGGCAGCATTTGTCGAACGAGGTGCTGGTCGTTCCCACGGGGTGCCATGGCATGTGCGAAATGGGCCCCGTCGTGGTGGTTTATCCTGAAGGAACATTCTACTGTCAGGTGAAGGAAGACGATGTCCCGAAACTGGTGGAGGAGCATCTCCTGAAGGGACGTCCCGTGGATGCCCTGATGTACAAGGGAAAGGAAACCACCGCGGTTCCAAATTACAAAGACATTCCATTTTATGGCAAGCAAAATCGTATTGCCCTTCAGAACTGTGGTTACATCAATCCTGAAAATATTGAAGAATATATCGCCAGAGACGGTTATGTGGGTCTGGCCAAAGCTCTCGGGGAAATGAGCCCCCAGCAGGTCATTGACGAGGTCAAAAAGTCTGGCCTGCGCGGTCGTGGAGGCGGGGGATTCCCCACGGGCACCAAATGGAGCTTCTGCGCGGCCTCGCCGGGTCCCAAAAAGTACGTCATCTGCAACGCGGACGAGGGCGACCCCGGCGCGTTCATGGACCGCTCCATCCTGGAAGGGGATCCCCACGCCGTGCTGGAGGGGATGGCAATCGGAGCCTACGCCATGGGTGCGGACGAGGGTTATATCTACTGCCGGGCGGAGTATCCTCTGGCGATTGTGCGTCTGCACCAGGCCATCAACAAAGCCGAAGAATATGGCCTGCTGGGACAAAATATCCTTAACTCCGGTTTCAATTTCACCCTTCATATAAAGGAAGGCGCGGGCGCCTTTGTCTGCGGCGAGGAAACGGCGCTGATGGCTTCCATCGAGGGTCAGAGGGGAATGCCCCGTCCGAGGCCGCCCTTCCCGGCGGTGTCCGGTCTCTGGGCAAAACCCAGCAATATCAACAACGTCGAGACATGGGCCAACGTTCCCCAGATCCTGAGCAAGGGCGGAGACTGGTACGCCTCGCTGGGCACGGAAAAATCCAAGGGGACGAAAGTATTCGCTCTCACGGGCAAGGTCAAGCACACGGGGCTCGTGGAAGTTCCCATGGGAATCAAACTGCGGGAGATCATTTTCGACATCGGAGGCGGCATTCTGAACGACAGGGAATTCAAGGCCGTACAGATCGGCGGACCCAGCGGCGGCTGCCTGACGAAGGATCAGCTCGACACGCCGATCACCTACGAATCTCTGCCTCCCCTGGGAGCCATCATGGGCTCCGGCGGACTCGTCGTCATGGACGAGGATAACTGCATGGTGGACATCGCCCGTTTCTTCCTGGAGTTCACCCAGAGAGAGTCCTGCGGAAAATGCACGCCCTGCCGCGAGGGAACGAAACAGATGCTGCTGCTTCTGGAAAAAATCTGTTCCGGAAAAGGCGAAATGAAGGATATAGACCTGCTGGAAGAACTGGGCAACATGGTGAAAAACATGTCCCTTTGCGGACTGGGACAGACCGCTCCCAACCCGGTTCTCACCACGCTGCGTTATTTCAGGCATGAGTACGAAGCGCATATCAAAGAGCACCGCTGCCCGGCCGGAGCCTGTCAGGCGCTGCTGTCCTACACTATCGTCCAGACCGCCTGCAAAAAGTGCGGACTGTGCGCAAAGAACTGCCCCGTTCAGTGCATCCCCGGAGGCAGAACCGAAGGCTACACGATCGACGCCGAAAAATGCATTAAATGCGGCACCTGCTTCACGAAATGCCCGTTTAACGCGATCTCCAAAGGCTAG
- the nuoE gene encoding NADH-quinone oxidoreductase subunit NuoE: protein MSLSAGEMRQKVLEIIAPWKGRRGGLIPILQALQGLMGYVAEPAVKIVSEELKIPMSEIYGVATFYAQFHLTPRGRHIIRVCRGTACHVRGSLKILEAVKEQTGCPENGTTEDLRFSLEPVACLGACGLAPVMLVDSQTFGRLTPEGVSGILAQFV, encoded by the coding sequence ATGAGTTTGTCTGCTGGAGAAATGAGACAAAAAGTTCTGGAAATCATAGCTCCGTGGAAAGGTCGCAGGGGAGGGCTGATTCCGATATTGCAGGCGCTTCAGGGACTGATGGGCTATGTGGCCGAGCCCGCGGTGAAGATCGTGTCGGAAGAACTTAAAATCCCCATGTCGGAAATCTACGGAGTAGCCACGTTTTACGCGCAGTTTCATTTGACGCCGAGGGGACGTCATATTATCAGGGTCTGTCGGGGGACGGCCTGTCACGTCCGGGGCAGCCTCAAAATTTTGGAAGCGGTCAAGGAACAGACGGGGTGCCCCGAAAACGGAACCACCGAGGATCTTCGTTTTTCGCTGGAACCGGTGGCCTGTCTGGGAGCCTGCGGACTGGCGCCCGTTATGCTGGTGGACAGTCAGACCTTCGGTCGTCTGACGCCTGAGGGGGTAAGCGGCATTCTGGCTCAGTTCGTCTGA
- the gyrB gene encoding DNA topoisomerase (ATP-hydrolyzing) subunit B — translation MTDSGASGYNAGSIQVLEGLEAVRKRPGMYIGDTGARGLHHLVYEVVDNSVDEAIGGYCSLIEVIIEEDESISVRDDGRGIPTDPHPYNGRPTCEVVLTVLHAGGKFGGGAYKVSGGLHGVGVSVVNALSEWLEVTIARDGMERTQRFERGAPVTDLSEPVPADWKGTRIRYKPDALIFDEIQHSLDTLKSRLRELAFLTPGLHISIEDRRTGEKKDYCFDGGIKAFVEYLDRGKTPIFPNPVILSGEKDDVVVDVGFQYNDTYLERIFSFANLIHTIEGGTHVSGLRSAMTRAINEAGRNAKILKEKDENLSGDDLKEGLTCVISVRLAEPQFEGQTKTKLGNSEVRGIVDSFVYEGLMAWFEENPEAIKPLVEKAIRARQARDAAKKARDLIRKSPMSGMSLPGKLADCSSRTPENTELYIVEGDSAGGSAKQGRDRSFQAILALRGKILNVEKARLDKMLGNNEIRTIIQALGCGIGNDFDSDKLRYHKIIIMTDADVDGAHISTLLLTFFYRHMPELISQGYLYLAQPPLYRVQKGKQVNYCYTERELRQHVDGAGEAKVGVQRYKGLGEMNPSQLWETTMDPANRVLKRVDIDDDVLADEYFDILMGDRVEPRRDFITSNAHTVRNLDV, via the coding sequence ATGACCGACAGCGGCGCGTCCGGATACAATGCCGGAAGCATACAGGTTCTGGAGGGGCTGGAAGCCGTACGCAAACGGCCCGGTATGTATATTGGGGACACGGGAGCCCGGGGACTTCACCATCTCGTCTACGAGGTTGTGGATAACTCCGTGGACGAAGCCATCGGCGGATACTGTTCCCTCATCGAAGTCATCATTGAAGAAGACGAGAGTATTTCCGTCCGGGACGACGGGCGGGGCATCCCCACGGATCCCCACCCTTACAACGGACGTCCCACCTGCGAGGTTGTGCTCACCGTGCTGCACGCCGGGGGCAAGTTCGGAGGCGGCGCATACAAGGTCTCGGGAGGGCTGCACGGCGTGGGCGTGTCCGTGGTCAACGCCCTTTCCGAGTGGCTGGAAGTCACCATAGCCCGTGACGGCATGGAGCGGACTCAGCGTTTCGAGCGGGGCGCTCCCGTCACGGATTTGTCGGAGCCCGTTCCGGCCGACTGGAAGGGAACGCGGATTCGTTACAAACCCGACGCGCTCATCTTCGACGAAATTCAGCACTCGCTGGATACGCTGAAAAGCCGTCTGCGGGAGCTGGCCTTTCTGACGCCGGGTCTGCATATTTCCATTGAGGATCGACGGACCGGAGAAAAAAAGGACTACTGTTTCGATGGAGGGATAAAGGCCTTCGTGGAGTATCTCGACCGGGGCAAAACTCCAATTTTCCCGAATCCGGTCATTCTGTCGGGAGAAAAGGACGACGTCGTGGTGGACGTGGGCTTTCAATACAACGACACCTACCTGGAGCGCATCTTTTCCTTCGCCAACCTCATTCATACCATCGAAGGAGGAACCCACGTTTCGGGACTTCGCAGCGCCATGACCCGGGCCATCAACGAGGCGGGGCGCAACGCCAAAATTCTGAAGGAGAAGGACGAAAACCTTTCGGGAGACGATCTGAAAGAGGGACTGACCTGCGTGATCTCCGTCCGGCTGGCGGAGCCTCAGTTCGAGGGACAGACCAAGACCAAACTGGGCAACAGCGAGGTTCGGGGAATCGTGGACTCCTTCGTCTACGAAGGGCTCATGGCATGGTTCGAGGAGAACCCGGAGGCGATAAAACCTCTCGTGGAGAAGGCGATTCGGGCCCGTCAGGCCAGAGACGCGGCGAAGAAGGCGCGGGATCTCATTCGAAAATCGCCCATGTCGGGAATGAGCCTGCCGGGGAAACTGGCGGACTGCTCCTCCCGCACCCCGGAAAACACGGAGCTCTACATCGTGGAGGGAGACAGCGCCGGCGGCAGCGCCAAACAGGGACGGGACCGCTCGTTTCAGGCCATTCTCGCGCTGAGGGGCAAGATTTTGAACGTAGAAAAAGCGCGTCTCGACAAAATGCTGGGCAATAACGAAATACGGACGATCATTCAGGCCCTGGGCTGCGGAATCGGCAACGATTTCGACTCGGATAAGCTGCGTTACCACAAAATTATCATCATGACGGACGCCGACGTGGACGGAGCCCACATCAGCACCCTTCTCCTGACGTTTTTTTATCGCCATATGCCCGAGCTGATCAGTCAGGGCTACCTTTACCTGGCCCAGCCTCCGCTTTACAGGGTACAGAAGGGCAAACAGGTGAACTACTGCTATACGGAGCGGGAACTGCGGCAGCACGTGGACGGAGCGGGGGAAGCGAAGGTGGGGGTACAGCGCTACAAGGGGCTGGGTGAAATGAACCCCTCTCAGCTTTGGGAGACGACCATGGATCCCGCAAACAGAGTCCTCAAGAGAGTCGATATCGACGACGACGTTCTGGCGGACGAGTATTTTGATATTCTGATGGGAGACAGGGTGGAGCCGCGACGTGATTTCATCACCTCCAACGCTCACACCGTCAGGAATTTAGACGTGTAG
- a CDS encoding YitT family protein — protein MKQLKKEWRSILVTTLGNAVFAFAVINFTLPYRFPDMGISGVAVLSHYMFGISPIWIIVIGNALLLLWGRRNLNTRFLWLTIYSIGVFSFFMPVFQMFPLPLPDDKFMATLITGVLKGLATGVIFNVGGSTGGTDIIAMVMRRRYGIEAGQFSVFINMFILLFSLGVVGLDSVVYGVAGLYVFGIVMDNVTQQFNRRKQAFIITNIPDEVCAFITSKGKGVTKIEGKGAYTGEVRPILISLLEPRHVVQLKQFLREKDPRAFVSICDASEVLGRGFKSWTSL, from the coding sequence ATGAAACAGTTGAAAAAGGAATGGAGATCCATTTTAGTGACTACGCTGGGGAACGCGGTGTTCGCCTTTGCGGTGATCAACTTCACTCTGCCCTACCGGTTTCCCGACATGGGCATCTCCGGGGTGGCGGTGCTGTCCCACTACATGTTCGGCATTTCCCCGATCTGGATCATCGTCATCGGCAACGCCCTTTTGCTGCTTTGGGGGCGGCGGAACCTGAACACGCGTTTTCTGTGGCTCACGATCTATTCCATCGGCGTTTTTTCGTTTTTCATGCCGGTCTTTCAGATGTTCCCCCTGCCTCTGCCTGACGACAAATTTATGGCGACGCTGATCACGGGGGTGCTGAAGGGGCTGGCCACAGGCGTGATTTTCAACGTGGGAGGATCGACCGGAGGCACCGACATCATTGCGATGGTCATGCGGCGGCGCTACGGGATCGAGGCGGGGCAGTTCTCCGTTTTTATCAATATGTTCATTCTGCTGTTTTCTCTGGGAGTTGTGGGGTTGGATTCCGTGGTCTACGGCGTGGCGGGCCTCTACGTTTTTGGAATCGTCATGGACAACGTGACCCAGCAGTTCAATCGACGGAAGCAGGCCTTCATCATCACGAACATTCCCGACGAGGTCTGCGCCTTCATAACGTCCAAAGGCAAGGGGGTAACGAAGATCGAGGGGAAAGGCGCCTATACGGGAGAAGTCCGTCCCATTCTCATCTCTCTTCTGGAGCCGCGGCACGTGGTGCAGCTCAAACAGTTTTTGAGGGAAAAGGATCCCCGCGCCTTCGTCTCCATCTGTGACGCGTCGGAGGTCCTGGGACGGGGTTTCAAGAGCTGGACGTCCCTGTAG